Proteins encoded by one window of Bacteroidota bacterium:
- a CDS encoding M48 family metallopeptidase, protein MPLLLKNKKSILFKQEIILVGEKEFRVFVYHEMRNDCRASIGNKGIHIRLSKYLNDTEKLDQEMQLLDWAKKYIAKHELHKKPPLYRKYHDGDILKVMGQEFLIRINYTKKKNASNGELKNNIIMLLLSEGMSPTQEQKHKTYLVGRLIGNHFQPAIAQRVQILNDLHFQKPIKKLTLRDSITNWGSCSWDGNINISIRLLFAPPEVIDYILIHELAHLVEHNHSHRFWKQVERAMPGYELAESWLRKHGDQCIF, encoded by the coding sequence ATGCCTCTTCTTCTAAAAAATAAAAAATCCATTCTCTTCAAACAGGAGATCATCCTTGTTGGAGAAAAAGAATTTCGGGTTTTTGTTTATCACGAAATGCGCAACGATTGCAGGGCGAGTATTGGGAATAAAGGCATACATATCCGTTTATCAAAATACCTTAATGATACGGAAAAATTAGACCAGGAAATGCAATTGCTCGACTGGGCAAAAAAATATATCGCGAAACACGAATTACACAAAAAACCACCCTTATATCGCAAGTATCATGATGGTGATATTTTAAAAGTAATGGGACAAGAATTTTTAATCCGCATAAATTACACTAAGAAAAAAAATGCAAGCAATGGCGAATTAAAAAATAATATCATCATGTTATTACTCTCCGAAGGCATGTCTCCCACACAAGAACAAAAACACAAAACATATTTGGTTGGCAGATTAATTGGCAATCATTTTCAACCTGCCATAGCACAACGCGTACAAATATTAAATGATCTGCACTTTCAAAAACCCATAAAAAAATTGACGCTTCGCGATAGTATTACCAATTGGGGAAGTTGTTCCTGGGATGGAAATATTAATATCTCCATTCGTTTATTATTCGCGCCTCCCGAAGTAATTGATTACATCTTAATTCACGAACTCGCCCACCTCGTAGAACACAACCACAGCCATCGTTTCTGGAAACAAGTGGAACGCGCAATGCCGGGTTATGAATTAGCAGAAAGCTGGTTGAGGAAGCATGGGGATCAATGCATTTTTTAG
- a CDS encoding T9SS type A sorting domain-containing protein: MKKPLYSFLFLTLLFNYYISTSQVPEIQWDMSYGGTNVDGPYGYILSQNKLIVIAAISLSNDVDVTEYIGDGDYWLLATDSNGILKWENSFGGTSPETLYSIEASADSGYILCGYTYSIDGDITYNHGNADIWIVKVDSTGVLQWQKTYGGSEFDDGRALKQTSDGGYIIVGSTKSVDGDITFNHGYIDAYVIKINSIGEIEWQKTYGGSLDDRARSIELTTDGGYIIGGFSESDDYDVAENKGDQDYWLFKIDASGNLLWENTFGGSDSDFGRSVINAVDGGYLLSGYACSSDFDITDFKGGYSDYWVVKTDSSGTLEWQKTFGGSATDQPYFIKTYKDTTYLIGGSSGSDDGDLPFHYGVYYSMDMWIVNIDTIGTIIWSMVLGGTGSDGTASVVEWSEEEIYIIGGTTSIDGDVTSPIGGGDVWLLKLGYCNTPYFADTDGDGYGDLLNDSLACNLPLGYVTDSTDCDDTNNLIYPTAEDICNAMDDNCNGLIDEDVMFFTWYFDSDEDNFGDITIDSVSCFDLSGYVLDNTDCNDADAENNPDASEICNELDDNCNIEIDEGLTINTFYMDGDGDTFGDPIIFINSCLDLITGYVFDSTDCDDSNNLIYPGATEICNYLDDDCDGFIDDNLLYTWLYADADGDNYGNALVDTLACLSIPGYIPDSTDCDDTDPNIYPGAEELLNGVDDDCNQLIDEGLALDNIEINTFNIYPNPAKDILFVEYSYEGEVELQLINITGQVVYSSSTALPQSSFGNSVGTHLTRNIDISNYASGVYLVKMITQDGFEEKELIKQD; encoded by the coding sequence TTGAAAAAGCCATTATATAGTTTTCTATTCTTGACCTTACTTTTCAATTATTATATTTCTACTTCTCAAGTTCCTGAAATTCAATGGGATATGAGTTATGGTGGGACAAATGTTGATGGCCCTTATGGTTATATACTTAGCCAAAATAAATTAATAGTAATAGCTGCTATCAGTTTGTCAAACGACGTAGATGTTACAGAATACATTGGTGATGGTGATTATTGGTTGTTAGCAACGGATTCAAATGGTATATTGAAATGGGAAAATAGTTTTGGTGGTACTTCTCCTGAAACTCTTTATAGTATAGAAGCATCTGCAGATAGCGGTTATATTTTATGTGGCTATACCTATTCTATTGATGGAGATATAACTTACAACCATGGAAATGCCGATATATGGATAGTAAAAGTAGATTCTACTGGAGTTTTACAATGGCAAAAAACCTATGGAGGGTCGGAATTTGACGACGGCAGAGCTTTAAAACAGACAAGCGATGGTGGGTATATAATCGTCGGATCAACTAAATCTGTTGATGGAGATATTACTTTTAACCACGGCTATATAGATGCATATGTGATAAAAATAAACAGTATTGGAGAAATCGAATGGCAAAAGACCTATGGAGGAAGTTTAGATGACAGGGCAAGATCCATTGAATTAACTACCGATGGAGGATATATTATCGGCGGATTTTCTGAATCTGATGATTATGATGTTGCTGAAAATAAAGGCGATCAGGATTATTGGTTGTTTAAAATTGATGCATCGGGTAACTTATTATGGGAAAATACATTTGGAGGTTCAGACTCTGACTTTGGCAGGTCTGTAATAAATGCAGTGGATGGTGGCTACCTATTGTCCGGATATGCATGTTCCTCCGATTTTGATATTACCGACTTTAAAGGCGGATATTCCGATTATTGGGTAGTAAAAACAGATAGTTCCGGGACACTTGAATGGCAAAAAACTTTTGGTGGAAGCGCTACAGACCAACCGTACTTTATTAAAACTTATAAGGACACAACTTATTTAATTGGTGGGAGTTCCGGTTCAGATGATGGAGACCTACCATTTCATTATGGGGTATATTATTCAATGGATATGTGGATTGTTAACATTGATACAATTGGAACGATTATTTGGTCTATGGTTCTTGGAGGAACAGGCAGTGACGGGACGGCATCTGTTGTTGAGTGGAGCGAGGAAGAAATATATATAATTGGGGGAACGACCTCTATTGATGGCGATGTAACTTCCCCAATTGGTGGTGGCGATGTTTGGTTATTAAAATTAGGTTATTGCAACACTCCCTATTTCGCCGATACAGACGGCGATGGGTACGGCGATTTATTAAATGATTCTCTTGCCTGTAATTTACCATTAGGATATGTTACCGACAGCACAGATTGCGACGATACAAATAATTTAATATATCCAACCGCAGAAGATATTTGCAATGCAATGGATGATAATTGCAATGGTTTAATTGATGAGGATGTAATGTTTTTTACCTGGTATTTTGATAGCGATGAGGATAATTTCGGAGATATAACAATTGATTCTGTTTCTTGTTTTGATTTAAGCGGATATGTATTGGATAATACCGATTGTAATGATGCTGATGCAGAAAATAATCCTGATGCAAGCGAAATTTGTAACGAACTGGATGATAATTGTAATATCGAGATAGATGAAGGTTTAACAATAAATACTTTTTATATGGATGGCGATGGTGATACTTTTGGTGATCCGATAATATTTATTAATTCTTGTTTAGATCTTATAACTGGATATGTTTTTGATTCTACTGATTGTGATGATTCAAATAATTTAATTTATCCCGGTGCAACGGAAATTTGTAATTATCTGGATGATGATTGCGATGGTTTTATTGATGATAATTTATTATACACTTGGTTATATGCGGATGCAGACGGAGATAATTATGGTAATGCACTTGTGGATACTCTCGCCTGTTTAAGTATTCCCGGATACATCCCCGATTCCACCGATTGCGATGATACCGATCCAAATATTTATCCCGGTGCGGAAGAATTATTAAATGGTGTGGATGATGATTGTAATCAATTAATTGATGAAGGGTTGGCTTTGGATAACATAGAAATTAATACTTTCAACATTTATCCAAATCCGGCAAAGGATATTTTATTTGTCGAATATAGTTATGAGGGTGAGGTGGAGCTGCAACTAATTAATATTACGGGGCAGGTGGTTTATTCATCGTCTACGGCCCTTCCACAGAGTTCCTTCGGTAACTCTGTGGGGACACACTTAACCCGGAATATTGATATAAGCAATTATGCTAGCGGTGTTTATTTGGTGAAAATGATTACGCAAGATGGATTTGAAGAGAAAGAGTTAATAAAGCAAGATTGA
- a CDS encoding M15 family metallopeptidase: protein MKWNCISILLFFTVGCSSQNKDKPKDIEVKEVSETKSISPLEQQMISAGLINVQEKEPGILVELKYSSTDNFLNTDVYGELENAYLQPDVLIKLQKAYQYLIDKDSTLTFIIYDATRPVSVQQKMWDIVQENYPEKSKYVSNPKNGSLHNYGAAVDITVATKNGVALDMGTPYDFFGEAAEPQLENILLANGTLSELQIQNRKILREVMVKAGFVQLPSEWWHYNSCSREQAKVLYTILE, encoded by the coding sequence ATGAAATGGAATTGTATCAGTATCTTATTATTCTTCACCGTAGGTTGTTCTTCTCAAAACAAAGACAAACCAAAGGATATTGAAGTAAAAGAAGTGAGCGAAACAAAATCCATTTCCCCTCTCGAACAACAAATGATCTCTGCCGGATTAATAAATGTTCAGGAAAAAGAACCCGGTATTTTAGTTGAACTTAAATATTCATCCACCGATAATTTTTTAAATACAGATGTTTACGGCGAACTGGAAAATGCTTATTTGCAACCTGATGTATTAATTAAATTACAAAAAGCATATCAATATTTAATTGATAAAGACAGCACACTCACATTTATTATTTACGATGCAACAAGGCCGGTAAGTGTGCAACAAAAAATGTGGGATATTGTGCAGGAAAACTATCCCGAAAAAAGTAAATATGTTTCCAATCCGAAAAATGGATCTTTACATAATTATGGAGCTGCAGTTGATATTACTGTGGCAACCAAAAATGGTGTAGCACTGGACATGGGAACACCCTACGATTTTTTTGGTGAGGCTGCGGAACCACAATTGGAAAATATTTTATTAGCAAACGGAACACTTAGCGAATTACAAATACAAAACAGAAAAATATTGCGTGAGGTTATGGTGAAAGCAGGATTTGTTCAGCTGCCTTCTGAGTGGTGGCATTATAATTCCTGTTCGCGTGAACAAGCAAAAGTTTTATATACAATTTTGGAATGA
- a CDS encoding DoxX family protein, translated as MKLNSKSFLFLFIRVLLGTIFILSAIFKLISIDTFELYIFSLKWFSFNVAAVLARLVISVELLLGILLITNIKYNIVWRTTVTLLTLFSLFLFYQVIRGEKENCHCFGEMLRLSPLESLIKNIIMLGLLFLIRKEHSYQLKYRSNILLFSFVFCFTLPLVISRPDFLINWEDPSGYTMETISARIHDSETLNNLKVGENKKMLCLFSVTCEYCIHAANKISLISNKYDLNNNTIYVFTGDVNLLNTFWEESNSAKFTYDFLPMKQFFSIAGPSVPSIYLLENGKVVKQYNYRSINEKEIQDFFETE; from the coding sequence ATGAAATTAAATTCCAAATCTTTCCTTTTTCTCTTTATCAGAGTTCTGTTAGGAACGATATTTATTTTATCTGCGATATTCAAGTTAATCTCCATTGATACTTTCGAACTATACATTTTCAGTTTAAAATGGTTCAGCTTCAATGTTGCCGCGGTTCTTGCACGTTTGGTTATTAGTGTGGAATTACTTTTGGGAATTTTATTGATCACCAACATCAAGTATAATATTGTATGGCGAACAACAGTTACTCTCCTCACCCTATTTTCTCTTTTTCTTTTTTATCAGGTTATAAGAGGTGAAAAAGAAAATTGCCATTGTTTTGGAGAAATGCTCCGCTTGTCGCCACTGGAATCTCTTATAAAAAATATTATTATGTTAGGATTACTTTTTCTTATCAGGAAAGAGCATTCTTATCAATTGAAATATCGATCCAATATTTTATTATTTTCATTTGTATTTTGTTTCACGCTTCCCCTTGTAATATCTCGTCCCGATTTTTTGATCAACTGGGAAGACCCAAGTGGTTACACAATGGAAACTATATCCGCCCGAATTCATGATTCAGAAACTTTAAACAATTTAAAGGTTGGAGAGAATAAAAAAATGCTTTGCCTGTTCAGCGTTACCTGCGAATATTGTATACATGCGGCCAACAAAATTTCACTTATTTCGAATAAATACGACCTAAACAATAATACAATTTATGTTTTTACCGGTGATGTAAATTTATTAAATACCTTCTGGGAAGAAAGTAATTCCGCAAAATTTACCTACGACTTTTTACCAATGAAACAATTTTTTTCCATTGCCGGTCCTTCTGTTCCGAGTATTTATTTACTTGAAAACGGCAAGGTTGTAAAACAATATAATTACAGAAGTATAAATGAAAAAGAAATTCAGGATTTTTTTGAAACGGAATAA
- a CDS encoding NifU family protein: MSNFIVSIYTEGTPNPDSLKFVMNKMLLTGQSVDFDRGDNVSYAPLAEELFNKFDFIKGVFIMNNFVTVRKEAEIDWFEVKSGISEFIKNFVSEGKTVVGEIPEIDNISGELDGDAIIAKIKSMLDQYVKPAVEMDGGAIQFKSFDNGIVTLMMQGSCSGCPSSTVTLKSGIEGLLKRMVPEVKEVVAESAELI; the protein is encoded by the coding sequence ATGAGCAATTTTATCGTGAGTATATACACAGAAGGAACGCCGAACCCGGATAGTTTGAAGTTTGTGATGAATAAGATGTTGTTGACGGGGCAGAGCGTTGACTTTGACAGGGGAGACAATGTGAGTTACGCGCCTTTGGCGGAGGAGTTATTCAATAAATTTGACTTTATAAAGGGAGTTTTTATAATGAATAACTTTGTTACGGTTAGAAAAGAGGCGGAAATTGATTGGTTTGAGGTGAAATCGGGGATTAGCGAATTCATTAAGAATTTCGTGAGTGAAGGAAAAACCGTGGTGGGTGAGATTCCTGAAATTGACAATATTAGTGGCGAATTGGATGGCGACGCGATAATCGCCAAAATAAAATCGATGTTGGATCAATATGTAAAACCAGCCGTGGAAATGGATGGTGGAGCAATACAATTTAAATCGTTCGACAATGGAATTGTTACCTTAATGATGCAGGGATCATGCAGTGGATGTCCTTCTTCTACGGTTACATTAAAATCGGGTATTGAGGGACTATTAAAACGTATGGTTCCGGAAGTGAAAGAAGTGGTTGCGGAAAGCGCAGAATTAATTTAA
- the rlmN gene encoding 23S rRNA (adenine(2503)-C(2))-methyltransferase RlmN yields MQEKQKIAIRDLSLEDLTEKIIALGDKKFRANQIHEWLWKKSAVSFEEMSNLSKELRGKLEEEFEILPLQIDMEQKSSDGTVKCRFKLHDGHFVEGVLIPTKHRMTACVSSQVGCNLGCTFCATGFIKTKRNLQPHEIYDQVVLLNKIALKEHEQPLSNIVFMGMGEPLLNYKNVLEAIDKITSEEGLNISAKRITVSTAGLAKMIKKLGDDDVKFNLALSLHAADDIKRSKLMPINDANNLNDLVEALNYFYEKTGNSITFEYILFDGINESMEDAKNLVSLCARVPAKVNIIEYNAIREADFHKSKEEQRERFISYLEQHKVVAVVRRSRGKDIDAACGQLANK; encoded by the coding sequence ATGCAGGAAAAGCAGAAAATAGCAATACGTGATCTCAGTCTGGAGGATTTAACGGAAAAGATCATTGCTTTGGGAGATAAAAAGTTCAGAGCCAATCAAATACATGAATGGTTGTGGAAGAAAAGTGCCGTGAGTTTTGAGGAAATGAGCAACCTTTCCAAGGAACTTAGAGGAAAGTTGGAAGAAGAATTTGAAATACTTCCGCTCCAGATCGACATGGAACAAAAAAGTAGTGATGGAACTGTTAAATGTCGTTTTAAATTGCATGACGGGCATTTTGTGGAAGGAGTTTTGATCCCAACAAAACACAGAATGACTGCTTGCGTTTCGAGTCAGGTTGGATGTAATCTCGGTTGTACTTTTTGTGCAACAGGATTTATTAAAACCAAACGCAATTTGCAACCACACGAAATATACGATCAGGTTGTTTTATTAAATAAAATTGCCCTTAAAGAACACGAACAGCCATTAAGTAATATTGTATTTATGGGAATGGGTGAACCATTACTCAATTATAAAAATGTTTTGGAAGCAATAGATAAAATTACTTCCGAGGAAGGATTAAATATTTCTGCAAAACGAATTACGGTCTCCACCGCCGGGCTGGCAAAAATGATAAAAAAATTGGGTGATGATGATGTTAAATTTAATCTTGCATTATCTCTTCATGCCGCAGATGATATTAAACGAAGCAAATTAATGCCGATAAATGATGCAAATAATTTAAATGATCTGGTGGAAGCATTAAATTATTTTTATGAAAAAACCGGCAATTCCATAACTTTCGAATATATTTTATTCGACGGCATTAATGAAAGTATGGAGGATGCAAAAAATTTAGTTTCTTTATGTGCAAGAGTTCCCGCTAAAGTAAATATTATCGAATACAACGCCATTCGGGAAGCTGATTTTCACAAATCGAAGGAGGAACAAAGAGAACGATTTATTAGTTATTTAGAGCAGCATAAAGTAGTAGCCGTAGTTCGCAGAAGCAGAGGCAAGGATATAGATGCTGCATGCGGGCAATTGGCAAATAAATAA
- the atpB gene encoding F0F1 ATP synthase subunit A — protein sequence MHHVADAHEWHIVGNVSIPLPCIVIHKGVNFFMSNKMPEAHHGTEEIHAIQPVADTLHGHDHDSSLGLIGDDHHTQETYKGFYYNESGKIVHEDGAFVLDLSITKNVATLLIVSLIMIFVFTSVAKAYRKREGQAPKGLQSFMEPLIIFVRDEVVKPNLGNKTDRYLPFMLTVFFFIWISNMLGLIPFISNPNLTGNIAVTAALALMVFLMTNLHANKYYWGHIFNPPGVPGWVKIILVPIEFLGIFIKPVALMIRLFANITAGHIIIISLVGLIFIFGKAGESLGAGLGASIVAIPFAIFMSFLELLVAFLQAFIFTMLSALFISLAQEEHHDHAADAHH from the coding sequence ATGCATCACGTTGCTGATGCGCATGAATGGCATATTGTTGGAAATGTGAGTATCCCGCTTCCTTGTATAGTGATTCATAAAGGCGTTAATTTCTTTATGAGCAATAAAATGCCGGAAGCTCACCATGGAACAGAAGAAATTCATGCAATTCAGCCAGTGGCAGATACACTTCATGGACATGATCACGACAGTTCACTTGGTTTAATTGGCGACGATCATCACACTCAGGAGACCTATAAAGGATTTTATTATAACGAAAGTGGAAAAATTGTTCATGAGGATGGTGCTTTTGTTTTAGATCTTTCCATCACTAAAAATGTTGCTACATTATTAATTGTGTCGCTTATCATGATATTTGTGTTTACCTCTGTTGCAAAAGCATATCGCAAAAGAGAAGGACAAGCACCAAAAGGGTTACAAAGTTTTATGGAACCACTTATCATTTTCGTTCGCGATGAAGTGGTAAAACCAAATCTTGGAAATAAAACAGATCGTTATCTTCCATTTATGTTAACGGTATTCTTTTTTATCTGGATATCGAATATGCTCGGATTGATTCCATTTATCTCCAATCCTAACCTTACAGGAAATATTGCAGTTACAGCAGCATTGGCGCTGATGGTATTTTTAATGACGAATTTACACGCAAATAAATATTATTGGGGACATATATTTAATCCACCTGGAGTTCCGGGTTGGGTGAAGATCATTTTAGTTCCTATCGAATTTTTAGGAATATTTATTAAACCGGTTGCATTGATGATTCGTCTTTTTGCAAACATAACTGCAGGACATATTATCATTATCAGTTTGGTTGGTTTGATATTTATTTTCGGAAAAGCAGGAGAGAGTTTAGGTGCAGGTTTAGGTGCATCCATTGTGGCAATTCCATTCGCAATTTTCATGAGTTTTCTGGAATTGTTGGTAGCATTTTTACAGGCATTTATTTTCACAATGTTAAGTGCATTATTTATTTCATTGGCGCAGGAAGAACATCACGATCATGCGGCCGATGCACATCATTAA
- a CDS encoding T9SS type A sorting domain-containing protein, giving the protein MKTIQTLFFALSLFCLSSTAFSQSIMWEKNYGGDQYDWGRDILALENGHLIYLCTARSDEHDLSTAGNHALGDFWVVETDDMGNILWSKCYGGTGIEHARSIILDEDGNYVVCGHSASADGDITGNHGVNDSWVIRISPTGALLQERSFGGSGEEYIYDIIETSDGGYAFASGTRSNDGDVSGLHTSPGRQELDFWVVKLDTDFNIEWQRCFGGTEADQAQDIIETPEGDFIVTGWTNSPDGDVTGYHPAVDGGGGGYYDYDAAKISDLWLIRISNSGDLMWQKTYGGSGYDFGKNLIEDGSGNYMVVGYSSSADYDVNACEYPGVWTLRVDGNGNILKQYCYGESGDYWMAASRTSDGGYIYTMEADENEGVAMCEFGVYDNYWVFKTDAQGRILWQTCVGGNSWDYPYAVEETSDGNFIVIGSIADDGIDINSIYGVKHDIWVVKIANDAPSNSIFINTFPGEALCPGTDIEVPMAAYGVYTTGNVFSVELSDENGTFATPQIIASVSSKKSGAQDIEATLPGDMIPGGDYRIRVTSSNPPTIGSSNQGDITTCPTPATANDMVLSSTSAQLTWSAVNCAESYTISYRPASSPTWLTATSASETLILTGLIPDTKYKWKVRSNCSVTPIDNSPYTAVLESFKTLPLRDSEMPANEFSIFPNPATENITVQLNYDSNAQFEIYAADGKLISSGNINGENNVLNISDLAAGMYVMFISDNSIVSTHTFVKE; this is encoded by the coding sequence ATGAAAACTATCCAAACACTCTTTTTTGCTCTTTCCCTATTTTGTTTATCATCTACAGCTTTTTCCCAGTCCATTATGTGGGAAAAAAACTACGGAGGCGACCAGTACGACTGGGGTCGCGACATTTTAGCCTTGGAAAACGGGCACCTTATTTATTTGTGCACGGCACGTTCCGACGAACACGACCTAAGTACTGCCGGAAACCATGCTTTGGGCGATTTTTGGGTGGTGGAAACGGATGATATGGGAAATATTCTCTGGAGTAAATGTTACGGTGGAACAGGTATAGAACATGCCCGTTCCATAATTTTGGATGAAGATGGAAATTATGTTGTATGCGGTCACAGCGCTTCGGCTGATGGCGATATTACAGGCAACCACGGTGTAAACGATAGTTGGGTGATAAGAATATCTCCAACCGGCGCTTTATTGCAGGAAAGAAGTTTTGGTGGAAGCGGGGAAGAATATATTTATGATATTATTGAAACCAGTGATGGAGGTTATGCCTTTGCCTCCGGAACACGCTCCAACGACGGCGATGTAAGTGGTTTACATACAAGTCCCGGTCGCCAGGAACTCGATTTTTGGGTGGTAAAACTTGATACCGATTTTAATATTGAATGGCAGCGTTGTTTTGGTGGAACCGAAGCAGATCAGGCGCAGGATATTATTGAAACCCCCGAAGGTGACTTTATAGTTACAGGCTGGACCAATTCTCCTGATGGCGATGTTACAGGTTATCATCCTGCAGTTGATGGCGGTGGGGGTGGATATTACGATTATGACGCAGCTAAAATATCTGACCTATGGTTGATACGCATTAGTAATTCGGGAGATCTGATGTGGCAAAAAACCTATGGTGGAAGCGGTTACGATTTTGGAAAAAATCTGATTGAGGATGGCTCCGGAAATTATATGGTGGTTGGATATTCGTCTTCGGCCGATTATGATGTAAATGCCTGTGAATATCCGGGAGTATGGACTTTAAGAGTGGACGGAAACGGAAATATCCTCAAACAATATTGTTATGGTGAATCGGGAGATTATTGGATGGCGGCTTCGCGCACTTCTGATGGCGGATATATTTATACGATGGAAGCCGATGAAAATGAAGGAGTTGCGATGTGCGAATTTGGTGTTTATGATAATTATTGGGTATTTAAAACCGATGCTCAGGGTCGCATTTTATGGCAAACCTGCGTTGGTGGTAATAGTTGGGATTATCCTTATGCCGTGGAAGAAACATCCGATGGTAATTTTATTGTTATAGGTTCCATTGCCGATGATGGTATAGATATTAATAGTATCTATGGTGTAAAACACGATATATGGGTGGTAAAAATTGCCAATGATGCACCTTCCAACTCTATTTTTATTAATACTTTCCCGGGTGAGGCATTATGTCCGGGAACAGATATAGAAGTTCCAATGGCTGCATATGGTGTTTACACAACCGGAAATGTTTTTTCCGTGGAATTATCAGATGAAAACGGAACTTTTGCAACACCACAGATAATTGCATCGGTAAGTAGCAAAAAAAGCGGTGCGCAGGATATTGAAGCAACTTTACCCGGTGATATGATTCCGGGCGGCGATTATCGCATTCGTGTTACAAGTTCTAATCCTCCAACAATTGGAAGTTCTAATCAGGGGGATATTACAACTTGTCCTACCCCTGCAACGGCAAACGATATGGTACTTTCTTCCACCAGTGCACAGTTAACCTGGAGTGCGGTAAATTGTGCTGAGTCATATACCATCAGTTACAGACCTGCTTCATCTCCAACTTGGCTTACGGCAACATCCGCTTCAGAAACATTAATACTTACAGGATTAATTCCTGACACAAAATATAAATGGAAAGTACGTTCCAATTGTTCTGTAACTCCAATTGATAATTCACCTTACACGGCAGTATTGGAAAGTTTTAAAACGCTTCCTTTACGTGATTCTGAAATGCCTGCAAATGAATTTAGTATTTTCCCAAATCCTGCAACGGAAAATATTACTGTTCAATTAAATTACGACAGCAACGCACAATTTGAAATTTATGCTGCTGATGGAAAATTAATTTCTTCGGGAAATATTAATGGAGAAAATAATGTTTTAAATATTAGTGATTTGGCTGCGGGGATGTATGTGATGTTTATTTCGGATAATAGTATTGTTTCTACGCATACTTTTGTGAAGGAATAA
- a CDS encoding PorP/SprF family type IX secretion system membrane protein: MNKLFTLLFTCILSLSVHAQDIHFSQFYASPLTLNPGLTGAFNGNIRGIVNYRNQWNSFAPFNTFAASVDVNFGQSFLKHDLMGFGLSAFSDVAGDTKYSSTQVNMTFCYIKTLGNKYHPSFLSAGFQGGYAQKSVNYLAMTFANQFDGVYYDPTLGTGESIGFDTRGYLDLSAGLMWYLVPKEDKFSMYLGGSVYHVNEPNQSIGAEDDKLYMKYSGHAGAQIPVGKMTSVVPAFMMNVQGPYTEYFGGANLKFYLEGMEWSSTAISFGVWQRVVGDVEAATKAEATILAARLDYDKISLGVSYDVNISSLAEASKNNGGPEISLSYITGLPHRERRIPCPKF, translated from the coding sequence ATGAATAAACTTTTTACACTGCTATTTACATGTATTTTATCGTTGTCGGTACACGCACAAGACATTCATTTTTCTCAGTTTTATGCGTCACCGTTAACCCTGAATCCGGGGTTAACGGGAGCATTTAACGGGAATATCCGCGGAATCGTAAATTATAGAAACCAATGGAATTCTTTTGCGCCTTTTAACACTTTTGCGGCTTCAGTGGATGTGAATTTCGGTCAGAGTTTTTTGAAGCACGACCTTATGGGTTTCGGATTAAGCGCATTTTCCGACGTGGCAGGTGATACAAAATATTCGAGTACTCAGGTTAATATGACCTTTTGTTACATAAAAACTTTAGGCAATAAATATCATCCCAGTTTTTTGTCGGCGGGATTTCAAGGTGGATATGCGCAAAAAAGTGTGAATTATCTTGCAATGACTTTCGCAAACCAATTTGACGGGGTTTATTACGATCCAACTTTAGGAACGGGGGAATCCATTGGTTTTGATACACGTGGTTATCTCGACCTTTCTGCAGGTTTGATGTGGTATTTAGTTCCTAAGGAAGATAAATTCAGTATGTATCTGGGTGGATCTGTTTACCATGTTAATGAACCCAACCAATCTATTGGTGCCGAGGATGATAAATTATATATGAAGTATTCCGGTCATGCCGGTGCCCAAATTCCAGTGGGAAAAATGACTTCGGTGGTGCCCGCTTTTATGATGAATGTTCAAGGACCTTATACCGAATATTTTGGGGGAGCAAATCTTAAATTTTATTTGGAAGGAATGGAGTGGAGTTCAACCGCAATATCATTCGGAGTTTGGCAAAGGGTTGTGGGTGATGTGGAAGCTGCTACAAAAGCCGAAGCAACTATACTTGCAGCGCGATTGGATTATGATAAAATTAGTTTAGGTGTGAGTTATGATGTAAATATTTCTTCTCTTGCAGAGGCAAGCAAAAATAATGGCGGTCCTGAAATTTCGCTTTCTTATATTACAGGTTTACCTCATCGGGAAAGAAGAATACCTTGCCCCAAGTTTTAA